The Alicyclobacillus macrosporangiidus CPP55 genome segment GCGCCCCCTTTCCACAGTTCGGCGCCCGTCCTTCCGTCCGCGGGGGCACTCAGACCAGGCTGACGATGCGCTGCGCCGCGTCCGCGAGCGAGTCGGCCGCGATGATGTTCAGGCCGGACTCATTGAGGATCTTCTTGCCCAGGTCGACGTTCGTACCCTCCAAGCGCACGACCAGCGGTTTATCCAAGCCCACCTGACGGGCTGCCGCTACCACGCCGCTCGCAATCACGTCGCACTTCATGATGCCGCCGAAGATGTTGACCAAAATCCCTTTCACCTTGGGATCAGAGAGGATGATCTTGAACGCCTCGGTCACCTTCTCCTCAGTGGCACCTCCGCCGACGTCGAGGAAGTTGGCCGGTTCCCCTCCGTAGTACTTGATGGTGTCCATCGTCGCCATCGCGAGGCCGGCGCCGTTGACCATACAACCGATGTTGCCATCGAGGGCGATGTAGTTCAGGCCGTACTTGGACGCCTCGATCTCCTTCGGATCCTCTTCGTCCAGATCGCGCAGCTCAAGGATCTCGGGATGGCGATACAGAGCATTGTCATCAAAATTGAGCTTGGCGTCGAGCGCCATGACATCTCCCTCGGCGGTGACGACCAGCGGATTGATCTCGGCGACGGAGCAGTCTTTGTCGACAAAACAGTGGTAGAGGGCCGTCATGAACTGCGCGGCCTTTTTCACCAGTTCATTTGGAATCCCGATGCTGTAGGCGAGCTGGCGAGCCTGGTACGGAAGCAGGCCGACGGCCGGATCAATTGTGGCGCGGAAGATCTTCTCCGGCGTCTTGGCGGCCACTTCCTCGATCTCCATACCGCCCTCGCCGGAAGCCATCATCACGACGCGGCCGGTGTTCCGGTCCACGACCAGGCCTATGTAATACTCCTTCTGGATGTTGGTCAACTGCTCAATCAACAACCGCTTGACCACCTTGCCCTCTGGACCGGTCTGATGGGTGACGAGTGTCTTGCCGAGCAATTCGCGGGCATGCTGTTCCACTTCCTGCAGCGACTTGCCGATCTTGACACCGCCCGCCTTGCCGCGGCCCCCGGCATGGATCTGAGCCTTCACAACCCCCTTGCCACCCAGCTCCTTTGCGGCCTCCACGGCCTCTTCCACGGTAAACGCCACCTTACCCTGCGGCACGGCGACCCCATAGCTGGCGAGCACCGCCTTCGCCTGGTACTCATGGATGTTCATGGCGAGTCCTCCTTACGTCCAGGTGGTTGCATTGCGTCACCGCGTTCCCGCGGAGCACGACAACACAAAAAAGACAACACCGGGTCGTCTTCGCCGCCAATGTGGGTTCGGCCGGCGAAACGCGATCTCGATGTCCAATCCTTTTCTAAGATAAAATACAGGCGTTCGATTTACAACTCGGAAATGCGTGCATCCCCGGTCTCACACCGGGGATGCGGGGAAATCCGGGGTGGGTTGGGTCAGTGTCCGCGCGCCCACAGGGTGACCGCGCCGGCGACGAAGGAGAACGTCATGCACAACACGTACACAGACAACAAGCGCATGGCCCAGCGATCCCGCCAGACATGCATCACCAGCGCCAAGACGCTCCCGACAAGCGCTAGCACCCAGGTCCAGATGACGCACTGAGCCTGCCAAGGAAACGGGATACAGCTGGCCACCGCCACCCCCGCCGAAGCGACCGCCAACGCCAGCGCACACGCGACCACCACCCACTGTGGCCAGCTGCGCATTCCACGCAAATGATGCAGGCGCTTTCGCGTCTTCCATGCCCGCATACTGATGACCCTGGCCGGTTGCGGCACCCGGCCGGGAAACTTGGTGTTTTGCGGTCTCCCGTTGTGTCCCTGCACGACTCACAACCCCTCAGCCGTTTGTCTACGATGGTACCGTGGAGGCCCGGAGTTCGCAAGATCTACTCATTCTATTCAGAATACCATGGACGTGCCTGTGCACGCGGGTATATAACAACCTATGCGGAAAGCCTCATCGACTGAACGGACAAGGAGAGATGCCCGATGTTGGGATCCGCCGTCGGAGCAGTCTTGGACGGGATCGGCGCGTCGGTGGTCACGGTGGAGGCCGACGTCGGCCGCGGGTTGCCGCAATTCCACATCGTCGGGCTGCCGGATTCGGCGGTGAACGAGTCCAAGCTCCGCATCCGGTCCGCCATCCGCAACTCCGGGTTGGAGTTCCCGAACAACCGCATCACGGTCAACCTCTCGCCGGCCAGTGTGCGTAAACGCGGGGCAGGCCTGGACCTCGCCATCGCCGTCGCCATCCTGCGCGCCGCCGGCGTGCTGCCCGCATCAGAGCAGGCCATCGGGTTCGCGGCCGAACTGAGCCTGTCCGGGGCGTTGGCTCCCGTACCGGAAGCGGTGAACCTGGCCATCGGCCTCGCCGCCGCAGGCGTGCACAGCGTGGCCGTCGCAACCCCTCAGATCGGTTCGTGCGTGCCCATCCCGAGTCTGACCTGGCACACGTACGCCCATCTTCGCGATCTCATCCAAGACCTGCGGAACCACGGACACCTTCGCCAACCTTATTCCCCACCGCCCATCCTCACCGCGCAGGCGGACGTGGACTTGGCCGAAGTCATGGGCCTGGACGAAGTGAAACGAGCCCTCGCGCTGGCCGCCGCGGGCCATCACCACCTCGTGCTGGTCGGCCCGCCCGGTTGCGGCAAGACGATGCTCGCCGAGCGCCTGCACACGCTCCTGCCAGACCTGACGCCCGACGAAGCCTTGGAGGTGCACGCAATCCACCAGGCGGCCGGGAGCCCCCGTCCGCCGACCCTGAGGCCTCCGATGCGGATGCCGCATCACACCATCGGACAAGCGGGGCTGATCGGGGGTGGCACACCCCCTGCGCCCGGCGAGGTCACGCTGGCCCACCACGGCGTGCTCGTCCTGGACGAGGTGCTCGAATTTCGCCGCGCAGCCCTGGATGCGCTGCGCGAACCTTTGGTGCAGCGGGAAGTCCGGCTCACGCGCGGGGGTCGCTCCGTCACGTATCCCGCTTCGTTTCTCCTGGCGGGAACGCTCAATCCTTGCCCCTGCGGCCAGAGCGGGTTCGGGACGTGCAACTGCCCGGAAGCGGTGATTCTGCGCTACTGGAGCCATCTGTCGGGTCCGTTGCTGGACCGCATCGATATGGTCGTCCCCGTCCGACCCGCCCGCGACCGCGCGTACGATGAGGTCTCTCGGCGCGTGACCTCAGCGGAACTGCGTGCGGCCGTGGCCCGCGCCCGCATGGCGCTCGCGGACCGTACCCGCGGCGTACAAGGGGAACCGCACCCAAGGGATTTCGCAGCCGCTGCCCTGAGCCGGCTTCACCTCGCCGCCACCCGCCTTCCCCTGTCCCGACGTGGCGCCCTCGCCGTAGCGCGACTGGCCCGGACGCTCAGCGTAATGGAAGGCAAGGACAGTGTTCAACCCACGCATGTGGATGAGGCGATTGCTTTCCGCAGCCCAGGACTGCCGGTGCACCGCTGACGCCGTCATTCGTCCCAGACGGATTCGATGGCGCCGCGGATGTGTTCGAGCGCGACCACCCGCCGTCCGCTCACCGTCAACCCGATCACGTCCACGCGCACGAGGGCCGGTGCAGGACCCGTCCAGTCCGCCAAGAAGCGGCGGGTGAGCCGGGCTAACCGCAGCCGTTTGCCCTCCGTGACGGACTCCAATGCCGATCCGTACCGATCCGTCCCACGCGTCCGCACCTCAACAATCACCAGGACGCCACTGGGCGTCCGCGCAACCAGGTCCAATTCGCCCCAGCGGCACCGCCAATTCTTCCGCTCCACGCGCCAGCCGAGGGCCCGTTCCAGGTACTGGGCTGCGAACCGCTCGCCGAACCGCCCCAATGCCCGCCGGGTCACGCCTGAACCTCCCGTCGACGGGTCAGCGGGCCGCCCGATACACCGCGGCCAACACCTGTGCGACGACGACGTACAATTCCTCTGGGATCACTGCGTCCACCTCGACGGCCATCAACGCCTCGGTCAACGCGGCATCCGCGTGGACGGGCACGCCCGCCTCCCGCGCCCGGCGGACGATCGCCTCGGCCACTGCTCCACTGCCCTTGGCGACCACCCGCGGGGCGGCGGCGGCCGCCTGTTCATACTGAAGCGCCACCGCTCGCTTCCTCTCCATCGCGCTCCTCCTCCACGTCCAGGACACGCCAACTGTTCAGACGCCAACCAGACTCCGCCAACGCCTCGGCCAAAGGCTCCGCGGCGGCCGCCAATGCCGGCTGCATCCGCTCCGGCGCGCGGACCCGGACCGACAGCGACGGACGCGCACACACCAGTTCCACGTTGACCTGCGCTTGCGCCAGCCGCAGTCCCAGGCGAATCCGGTGCACCGTGATTCCACCGGGCCCGGAGCGGCTCTGGCGCCGCCCTTCCCATCGGACAGCCGTCATCGTCCCCTGGCCCGGTGTAGGCGAGGGAAGCCAAAAGAGGCCGGCCCCGTGGATACTTCCATCCGGGGATCGCACCGCCCCCATCATCCGTTGTAAATACACCCAGTTCCGGACGCGCTCCGGGGCCGCTGACACCTCTTCCCTCCGCCAGTGGGCGAAATCCGTGACGCCAGCGGTGACTTCGTGCCCAAATCCTGGCGCCGTTCCAGACCCCTGTCCAGGCGCCGTTCTTGCCCCTGTCACCATACCAGGCACCGACACCATACCCGGTTCAGGTGCCGTTGCAGCCCCTGGTATGGCATCAGACACCGTCACGATACCCGGTTGAGTCATACTAGCCCCAGGCAACGCACCCGGCGCCGGCACTGTACCCGGTTCAGGCACCGCGGCAGCCACTGGTACCCTACCCGGCACCGGCATCGTACCTGGAACCGGCACCGTTCCGGGACCTGTCCCGGGCCATCGCACCACCTCGCCTTCGGGTCCGGCGGAGGCAATCAGTTCGGCGAGCACCGCCCACAATCGTTCGATGCCGAATTGCGCGACCTCAACCTGGCTGGTCTGGTGCCCCTCGGACTGTCCCGCCGTGTGGCCGGCCAATGCCGTTTCGAACAACAGCCTTCGCCAGGCCCACTCGGTGTGAAGCCACGACGACCGCTCCATGAGAATGGCCGGAAGGGATTGCTCCAGCCGAGCCACCTGCGCCAAGCCGACCCCATCCGCTGCCGAGCTCGGCGCGGTCTGGTGGGTGCGCACAGCCTGGGAGCCCCGGGCGGCCCCGATCTCCCGCTGCCGGCTGCCCTCCGTCGCCGCGCCCGGTCCGCGCACGCTGGCCGCCTCACGCGCCGGCGGGACACCTGTGCCATGTCCGCTCGGCGGCAGCACCGGCCCGGTCACAGGAGCCCCAGCGTGCCTTGGCACGCTCTCCTGACCGGCGCGAAGGATCGCCGATGCAGCGGTGTTGGCCCGTACTCGGCCAACGCCCGAAGGTGCTCCGGCGTCCCATAGCCGGCGTGATGTTCAAACCCGTACTCCGGATATCGCGAGGCCCACCCTTTCATCCATCGGTCGCGCACCACCTTGGCGACGATGGAGGCGGCGGCGATGGACAGACAACGGGCGTCCCCATCGACCACAGGCAACGCGGGGCGCGCGGCGGACGGAAACACAGGGGGATGCGGCCCGTCGGTCAACACCAATCCGATCTCGACCTCGAGTCCATCCACTGCTCGTCCCATCGCCAAACGCGCCGCTTGCAGGATGTTCATCTCGTCGATCTCGCCGACGGTCGCGTAACCGACTGACACCGACACCGCCTCTTCCACAATCCGTTCGTACAGGATCTCGCGCTGCCGATATGTAAGTGACTTCGAGTCGTCGACGAAGGCCCATCGCTCCGGGGGTCCGTCCACCACGACCGCGGCTGCCACCACCGGTCCCGCAAGGGCGCCGCGGCCCGCCTCGTCGACCCCCGCGTACACCGACACCGCTTGCACGAGTGCCCGCTCCTGCGCCCACAGCTGCCTGGCTCGCTCCAGCGCCGCGGCCTGCTTGGCCTGCGCCCGCATGACCATCCTCCTCTCTTCGCTCTTTTACAACGTCCTCTCTCCAGTCTAACGGGCGCAAGACTGGCTGACCAGCAGGGCGAGAAGAAACATCTCGCCTGCGGGAAACGCTGTGCGCCTTCAGCCCTCCAAAGGAGCGGGCCCGTCCGATCGCCCGGCCGGCTCCGACGCTGCCGAGGCCGGAGCTGGCGCATCCCCCGCCGAATCCGGCGGCCACTCGAACGACAGCCGCCCCAGCTTTCCCGTCTGCACCTCCCGCAGCAGAAGGTCCGCCGCACGCTCCTCGTCCCATGCGCCACCGCCTCGCCGCAGTCCCCGCCGTTCGGCGATGGCCTGGAGCACTGGCTCCGCCGCCTGCCACAGCCCGCCCGCGTCTCCGCTATCCAATGGGCCCGTGTCCGCCACCGGTTGGACCCCGTACCGCTCCGTCAACGCGTGCGGATAGTGCCGGGATGCGAACACGACGAAGTACGCCGCCACCAGCAACCGGTCTACCACGTCGGACTTGATGGCTCCTGAGACAGCCAACGCCAAGGCTGCCCGCTGATCCGTCAGTTTCGGCCACAGGACGCCGGGCGTGTCGAGCAGTTCGATCCGGCCGAGCCGGATCCACTGCTGCGTCTGCGTGACCCCTGGACGATCCCCGATTTTCGCCGCGGACCTGCCCGCCAAGCGGTTGATGAGCGATGACTTTCCGACATTCGGAATGCCCACCACCATCGCCCGCAGCGGCCGCGGACGCAGTCCCCGCCGGGCTTCTTTCTCCCGCAAGGCATGCGCTGCCTCTTCCAGGGCGGGGAGGATGCCTTCGATCCCCCGGCCGCTGCGGGCGTCCACCAGGACCACGGACTGACCCTCCCGGCGAAAGTGATCCACCCAGGCCCGTGTGGCCGCGGGATCGGCCAGGTCTATGCGCGTCATCACCAGGACCTTCGGCCGGCTGCCGAGCATGTCGCGGAGCATGGGGTTACTGCTCGCGGACGGCAGGCGGGCGTCCACCAACTCCAGGGCCGCGTCCACCCGCCGCAGGGCCTCTTCCATTTGCCGCTTCGCCTTGGCCATGTGGCCAGGAAACCAATGGATCGGTTCCACCGTTTGCCCTCCTCGCTGACCAATAAAAAAAGGAGGACGGTTCCCCGTCCCCCTGTTTCCGTCCGTCACCGGATCTCTTTGATGCGCGCCGCCTTGCCGGACAGGCCCCGCAGATAGTACAGCTTCGCACGGCGAACCTTGCCGCGGCGTACCACTTCAATCTTCTCCACCTTCGGAGAGTGCAGCGGGAACGTACGTTCGACCCCCACGCCATAGGAGATCTTCCGCACGGTATAGGTCTCGCTGATGCCGCCGCCGCGCCGGCGGATCACGACGCCCTCGAAGACCTGAATCCGCTCGCGCTGTCCTTCACGAACCTTCACGTGCACCCGCACGGTGTCACCGGGGCGGAAATCCGGGATGTCGGTGCGCAGCTGGTCGCGGGTCACTTCACGCAGGATGTTCATCCGGAACGCCCTCCTTCCCACAGGTGTTCGTACCGTCTCACGTCACTGGCAGAGGAACACCGTAATCACGCCGAATCATTCTACCATATCGTCGGCAGACTCGGCAATCCTGTCCTTTCTTCACGACGCTCCATGCTATGGGCCACAGGTCAGCTGTTGGACCGGTGGATGTGTACCGTCGCGCTCATCCCCGGTATCAGTTGAACCCCGCCGTACCCCGACAGGTCTATCCGCACCGGGACCGTCTGCGTCACCTTGGTGTAGGTCCCGCTGGTCGTCCCTGACGCGGGCAGGAGCGAGAAAAGCGAGTTGGTCGCCCGCCCGATGGCGCTGACCGTGCCCTTGAACGTCTGATCGGGATAAGCGTCGATGTGGATATCGACCGCATCCCCGACACCGACGTTGCGCACGTCGGTTTCGTTGATGTTGGCCACCACGTACAGGTGATTCATATCGACCACGTACGCCAGCGGTTGACCAGGGGCCGCCATCTGACCCACTGTGGCACTTACCTGCGTCACCCTCCCGCTGGTCGGGCTGTCCACCTCAGCAGCCTTGTTCACCGCCGCGACGACATTCGGATCCTTGGCGGCCGCCCCCAGTTGGCTCAGTTCGATCCGCGGATCGATCTTGCCGAGGACCTGCCCCGCCTGCACCGAATCTCCGTCTTTCACATTCCAGCTCGTGAGGTTGCCCGCGAACTGCACATTCACGGGGTATTTCGGGCCCTCCACGAAGGCGTTGTTGGTGGTGACGTAGTTCTCCCGGTTGTAGTAGTAGGTGTACCCACCGTAGATCAGGCCCAGGATCACCAGCAACGCCACGACGTTCAATACGATGATGCGCCGCAGTCCCACGCGAACACCCCTCTTCTGAGCCACTGCAATGCTTTAGCCGACATAAATTTTATGATGTGTAGATTCGTTTGTCCAGCGCTTGTCCCAGGGCGCGGCGCACCATCAAAAAGGCCCCCATGCCGGGGGCCACCTTACATTTCTGCGAACTGCCGCGGCGATCGCCTTCAGGGCCGGTGTACGTCGTCCACACCGAGCCCGTCCTCCAATCCGCCGCGATCTTCCTCCGGAGCCCGTTGGGCCAACCGGTCCAAAGACACCTCGATCTCCAGATCGCGGATGAAACGAGGCAGCTCTGGCTGCTGTTTCATCTCACATCCCCCCTCGATTGATGAAATCAATCGCGGGTTCCACCGTGCTTTCGTATCCAGAATGGAACGCAGCGATGGTTTACATAATGATTATACCGTAAACCATCAATGAATGCAAATGTCTCCCTTTTTGCAGATGGATTTCTTGATTTAGTCGACGTTTTCCAACTGCTTGACCAGATCTTTCGGCAAGGTGATCTTGGCCGCCGGCTGGTCGATGTCGAAAAACACAGTGGTCGCGTCCACTTGTACCGTTCCGATCTGGCGGACGGTGCTCACTGATTCCGCGTCGACCCGGCGCAACAGGTGGTCGCGCTGTCCGACATAAAAGGTATACAGCACGTTGCCCATCTGACCGGATTGTACCGGCCAGACCAGCGCTGCGTCCCCCGCCGACACCCCGCCCGGCCACAGGTTTTGTCCGGACAGGGTCGCCTGATACACGTCACAGTATTCGTCGTTCACGTACACCCTCGGCAACTGGACGAGCGGGGCCTTTTGCTGCATTCCGCTTTGAATGGCCCGGACATATCCTTGGTACGCGTCCGTGTCCGTCAGGGCGGGTGCCGGTGACCAGTGTCCGTCCTGGCGGTAGTAGGCGGAGCCGCCCTGCTGGTAAAAATACAGGTCGGTCCCCTGGTTCAGCAGATCGATGGACACGCGATCCGGCCTGTTGATGGCGCCGTAGGCGGAGAAACTGCTGTGAAGCGCGCCTTGCTGAGATTGGACGTCGATCCTGATCATGTACTGATGCGCCCGTTGACCCGCTTCAGCCGCCGCCAGCACGGTGACCCACGCCGACTGAGGTTGGGGGATCCCCTGGCCGGCATCCGGCTTTTCTTTGGGTTGCGCCGCGGGGGTGCAACCGGCCAACAGAAACCCTGCCACCCAGGCCGCCCCCCACGCCAGCGCTCTCTGCCGCTCATGCCTGCATTCCCGGCTCACGGATCGTCTCCCCCTTTCTCCGGATACGTACCACCCAGCCCGCTGCCATGACGACCGCCAGGATCGCACTGGTGACCGGGACCACCGGAAGGTGATGGCGGCTCAGCACGAAGACATGACCGGAGCCGTACAGCGTCAGGACAAGCTGCGGTGCCTCCTGAGGAGCGAACTGGATGGTTCGGACGTTCACCACATTGGTCTGAAACACTCGCCAGTTTCGGACCAACTCACCGTTCCGGTAGGTGTAGGAACTGAAATAGCGCACCGGGCTGTTGCGCAACCAACTCGGGTCGTCGGTCAAGATCTCCGGCACGCTGTCTCCCGGAAAGCGGACCGCGGCTTCAAATCGCAAGGCGTCGTTGGGGGCCGTGTACAACGGCTTCCAGGCCCCGTCCACCATCCCCAGGATGGAAGCCGGCTGCCCATTGACGAACACCACATCGCGCCCGCTGTTATCGACGGGGCCGACGACCACATCATTCGGAAGCGGATGCTGCGGATCGCCGTGATACGTACTCACCACGCGGCCACTGTCGAGGGAGACGACCTGCAGGAGATTGACGCCTTGCACGAGGACCTCGTGCGCCCCCGGTGCGGAGAACGACCCTTGCCCCGCGATCACGCTGCCCTCCACCGGCACCCGGACCATCTTCCCCTGCCATGTGCCCCGCAGCACGCCATCCTCGATCGTGAAGCCGGGATCAGGCGTTACCCCGAGTGTGGCCAGCACCTGCCCCCAGTTGTGCGCTTCCTCGGCTTGTACGGCATTGCCGAGCCCCGTGATGGCGGCGCCGAGATCCGCCGGTGTCAAGGACATGCGGGTCAGATCGTGCGCCTCTGCCGAAGGAGACATGTACTGCAACACCCGTTCTCCGTCGATGATCCAGTCCGCACGGACGAACGGGAAAAACGGCGCGATGAACGGCGTGATGTCGAGCCGCGCCAAGTCCGCAGGGGACGCGGGAACCAGGTGCAATCCGCGCTGGGCGGGCGCCAGTTCCACGAATTGATACCGGTGGCCGAAGTCGCGCAACATCTCCCCGAGCGCCCCAGGGCTGCCCGTGGCTTGCAACGCCTCCCGCTGGATGTCCTGTTGCGTCTCGTGCACATTCGCCAGCGTGATCAACGATTGGCCGTGCCCGGTGTCCACCACCTCCAGCGGGAGGGCGGGAAGATCCGCGGGATCGAACCCGACCCGTGTGTGATACGTCACGCGGAAGTGGGTGAGGAACGTCCATTGGTCAAGCGGCAGCCACGCGTTGGCCAGCGCCAAGACGACGGCGCTCAAGGCGAGCGACAAGGGACGCACGCGGCCGAACCACCACGCCAGGATGAATAGACCCAGGGCCATGACCAGCCCGATGGCGGCCGCGATGACCAGCGGCTTCGCCGCGAGGCGGCTGAATCCCTGGCCGGCCAACAGGGCGAACAGGGTAAAGGTCACCCAGCGGCGCCGCGCTGCGGGCGGGATGGTGGTCCACCAGGCCAGCGCGATCGCCATGACGGCCACAACACCATACACGGAACCGTCCAATGCGAGCGGCCGGATGAGCCACACGTTGCACAGGTTCACGAACACCGCCCAAGCCACATACAGGAGGACGTACGCATTACGCCTCAGGCGCTCCATCGGGCACCTCCTCCCGCTCTTGCCACGCCGATGCCCAGATGAGCAGCAGCATGGCGTACGTGAAATAAGCGACCGCCATCGGCGCGAATTCAAACACATTCTCCATCCCGTTATGAATGAGCACGGCGATGAGTCCAGTCACTCCGCCGATGACGACATATCGGTCCCGGCCGCGGGCGAACCGAAGGGGACCCCGGAACAGATCCCGCATCAACTGCAGATGCATCGCCACAAACAGCGTCAATCCGACCAGGCCCGTCTCCGCCAGCGTCTTTGCGTAATAGTTGTCCGAGTAGATGCCGCTTTTGTACAGCGAACTGACTGCGCCGCCGAAGTTTCCGACGCCCACGCCGAACAGCGGGTTGGTGCTCATGCGGTCGTAGGCCGTGATCCACTTGAAGACGCGCCCGCTTTCCGAGGACTTGATCCAGTAAACAGGGGACAACAGATCCGCGATCCGGTGATGGATCGGCGGCAAAAACACCGCGACGACCGCGAGGACCACGAGGACCAGTAGCAACCGCCGTTCGAATCGAACGGCCATGATGACGACGGCCACCGCCAACGCCACCCACGCGCCACGGGTGGAGGTGAATAGCAGCGTGACCATGCACAGCGGTGTACCGGCGGCGTACAGCCACCGGCGCCGCCGATCGCGCTCGGCCAACGCCAGCCCGAACATCAAGGGAGTGGACAACGCCATATACGCCCCGAGTTCGTTCGGGCTCTGCAACACGCTGAACACCCTTGTGCGCACATGCTCACTCGCATCCACCCATCCGCCGGGGATCGGGACCGGCAGCAGGTATTGAAGGATCCCGTGTATACCCACGAGCATGGCCACCATGGCGCCCAGATGGAGCAACCTGGGCACATCCTGAGGGGCGATCAGGAACGGGAACAAAAAGGTGTACAGGATGTAGTACACGTCGATCCGGTATCCCTGGACCGCGATCACCGGTTGCACCAGTCCGGCGAACATGAGGCCCATCCCGAAGAGGATGAACCAACCGGCGTACCGCTGCCAGGGGAACCACTGCGGCCGGTGCCCAGCGATGAACCGTCCCAGCGCGATGATGGCGAGCACCACCAACACAACCTTGTCCCAGAGCAGCCCCAGGAGATGGACGACGGGTTGGCGCAAGGCGAAATCGACCACAGGGAACAGCATCCACAGATAGAGGCACCATCGGGCCCAGGCGGAGTTCGCCAGCCCGACAGACGTTCCGGACCTTGGCGGGATAGCCGCAGCGGCGGCACGATACGTCATACGTTCCACTCCCAGACGCCCGCGGCCCACAGAGGGCCTGTCAGGCGTGTTTGCTCAGTCATGGGTCAGTGCTTGGACAATTGAAACACAGGCCGGATCTCGCCGACCCAGGTCCCGGCATGATTGCGCAGCTGCGGCCGGCGAAAGCCGCTCAGCTTCGACAGGACCTCTTCGGAGACGAGCCCCGCCTGTGCCAGGGTCTCCACCACGGCCGGATACGCGGCGCGGGCGTTCCCGTCGTCCACCTTCACGCACAGTCCGATGCCTGTCCCCATCACGCCTGCGCAGTACACCCCTTCCGCCCCGGCCTTGCCGAGCAGGGTTCCCTGACCGGCGGACATCAGATCGGTACAAAACCGCTCCGTCCCCGCCACCAGGTGCGGATGGGACACCATCGCCCTGGCGATCCGCCGCATCGCCGCCGCGCGGCGGGTCCCGAGAACCGGTGCGGACGGTGCACTGAAGTGTGCATACGCGCGGGCGAGGCGATCCACGGGCAGTCCGAAGACGGGAACCCCGCATCCGTCCGTGCCGAGGACGATGTCCTCTTGCGGGACGCCGGTGACCTCCGCGACCGCTTGCAGAATGAGGCGTTGCACCGGATGATCCGGTTCCAGGTATGTATCGAGATCGGCTCCGAGAAATTTGGCGAGTGCCAGCATACCGGCGTGTTTGCCGGAACAGTTGTTGTGGATCGCCTCCGGCGACGCGCCGCTGCGCAGCAGCCGCTCGTACGACGGCGCGTGATACGGGGGATGCGCGCCGCACCGGAGATAACTGGCATCGATGCCAATCCGCTGCAAAAACGCCTGCACGCGTCCCGTATGCGCCTCCTCTCCGCTGTGGGAAGCGCACGCGAGCGCAATCTCCTCATCGCTCATCCCAAACGCGTCCGCCGCGCCGCTCTCGACCAACGGCAGCGCCTGCAACGGTTTCGCCGAAGAGCGGGCGTATGTCACCCGGTGCGGATCCCCGGCGGACCAAAGTACGCGTCCCGCGGTGTCCACCACCGCGATGTCCCCCAGGTGACGGCTCTCCACAAGCGGACCGCGGACGACTTCGACCAACAGTTCACTCATTCAGATCCCTTCGTTCTCTGCACAAGTTTGCGCTGCCGGCGCAGCTCGTACCGCGCAGGTGCGGTCTCGTAGTGGTGACGCTCCTCCTCGGTTTCTGGATACACGGGGGGCACCTCGGCCGGCCGCCCGTCAGGCCCGAGCGCGACAAAGGTCAGATAGGCCCGGGCGGTGGTTTTCACCTCGCCTGTCATAAGGTTTTCGGACTCCACCCGGACGAACACTTCCATGGAGGTTTTGTGCGTCCAGGTGACGAACGCCTCGAGGCGCACAGCTTCCCCCACGCGGATCGGTTCCAGAAAGTCGAGACTGTCGCTGGACGCGGTGACCACCGGCTTGCGCGCATGGCGCATGCAGGCGATGCTGGCGATCTTGTCGATGTACCGCATCACGTTACC includes the following:
- a CDS encoding HlyD family secretion protein is translated as MGLRRIIVLNVVALLVILGLIYGGYTYYYNRENYVTTNNAFVEGPKYPVNVQFAGNLTSWNVKDGDSVQAGQVLGKIDPRIELSQLGAAAKDPNVVAAVNKAAEVDSPTSGRVTQVSATVGQMAAPGQPLAYVVDMNHLYVVANINETDVRNVGVGDAVDIHIDAYPDQTFKGTVSAIGRATNSLFSLLPASGTTSGTYTKVTQTVPVRIDLSGYGGVQLIPGMSATVHIHRSNS
- a CDS encoding O-antigen ligase family protein — protein: MTYRAAAAAIPPRSGTSVGLANSAWARWCLYLWMLFPVVDFALRQPVVHLLGLLWDKVVLVVLAIIALGRFIAGHRPQWFPWQRYAGWFILFGMGLMFAGLVQPVIAVQGYRIDVYYILYTFLFPFLIAPQDVPRLLHLGAMVAMLVGIHGILQYLLPVPIPGGWVDASEHVRTRVFSVLQSPNELGAYMALSTPLMFGLALAERDRRRRWLYAAGTPLCMVTLLFTSTRGAWVALAVAVVIMAVRFERRLLLVLVVLAVVAVFLPPIHHRIADLLSPVYWIKSSESGRVFKWITAYDRMSTNPLFGVGVGNFGGAVSSLYKSGIYSDNYYAKTLAETGLVGLTLFVAMHLQLMRDLFRGPLRFARGRDRYVVIGGVTGLIAVLIHNGMENVFEFAPMAVAYFTYAMLLLIWASAWQEREEVPDGAPEA
- a CDS encoding asparaginase, with amino-acid sequence MSELLVEVVRGPLVESRHLGDIAVVDTAGRVLWSAGDPHRVTYARSSAKPLQALPLVESGAADAFGMSDEEIALACASHSGEEAHTGRVQAFLQRIGIDASYLRCGAHPPYHAPSYERLLRSGASPEAIHNNCSGKHAGMLALAKFLGADLDTYLEPDHPVQRLILQAVAEVTGVPQEDIVLGTDGCGVPVFGLPVDRLARAYAHFSAPSAPVLGTRRAAAMRRIARAMVSHPHLVAGTERFCTDLMSAGQGTLLGKAGAEGVYCAGVMGTGIGLCVKVDDGNARAAYPAVVETLAQAGLVSEEVLSKLSGFRRPQLRNHAGTWVGEIRPVFQLSKH
- a CDS encoding acyl-CoA thioesterase, with protein sequence MDPKPCRMSRTIMTDLVLPPDTNNHGTIFGGNVMRYIDKIASIACMRHARKPVVTASSDSLDFLEPIRVGEAVRLEAFVTWTHKTSMEVFVRVESENLMTGEVKTTARAYLTFVALGPDGRPAEVPPVYPETEEERHHYETAPARYELRRQRKLVQRTKGSE